The stretch of DNA CAATTTATCCGCGTAGGTAAGGGTTGTCTATCTTATATGGTTGTTTCCGGTGAGGAAGCCCTTATAGTTGACCCTTCACGATTTATTGATGTATATGAAAAAGTTGCTTTTAATGAAGGTGTAAAAATCACTCACATTGTAGATTCACACCTTCATGCAGATCATATTTCAGGTGGTAGAGAGTTAGCTGAGCGTCTTGGTGCACAATATTACCTAATGAAAAGCGAAGGAGCAGTATTTTCGTTTAATGCACTCGAGGATTTTACAAACATTGAATTTGAACGAGTAAGTCTTGAAGTACTTGCAGTGAAAACACCTGGTCATACCCCTGGTAGTGTTTCATTTTTAGTCAATAATAAACTTCTTTTCTCTGGTGACACAATTTTTGTTGGTGGCCTTGGCCGTCCTGACTTAGGTGGAAAAGTGGCAGAATGGGCAGAGGACCTATATGAGACTGTGTATGAAAAGGTTGCAGCTATCGCTGATGATGTTGTAGTACTGCCGGGTCATTATGCTAATCTTGATGATGAAATGAATAGTGAAGGCTTTGTAGGAGAAACATTAGGCAACATACGGTCAAGAAATGACATGATGAGAAACAAAGCCAAAGAAGACTTTGTTGAAATGGTTGTAGCAAATGCTAATAGTGAAACACCACCAAACTTTGAAGACATTGTGGGAATTAACCGAGGTGTAATCATTGCTTCAGCTGAAAAGCAACAAGAGTTAGAAATTGGGCCAAACCGATGTGCCCTTCATCATACACATTAATCGAAAGGTGGCTGTACTATGCAGGATGAACCAAAAAAACAGGTGGATTGTACCACAACGGGTTCTTGAGGTATTAGCCGACATAATACGTCTGGGAACGATGGGAAAAAAGGAAAAATACCTATTCCTATATGACCTGGAACGTTAGTATGGCTCCTGGTAGGAGGCATTTACCTTATTATTAAAGCAGTTAGTAAATATTTTTAATAAAGGAGAGGTAAAAATGAATCAAATTACGGTTTATACAACCAATACTTGTCCGTATTGCACCATGTTAAAAAATTTCTTAAACACACAAGGCCTTGCTTACAAAGAAGTTAATGTTCAAATGGACCAAGCAGCTGCTAACAAGCTAGTTCAAACAACTGGACAGTTAGGTGTTCCGCAAACAGAAATTAATGGACAATGGGTATTAGGATTCGACCCCGAAACAATCATGAGCTTAGTTAAATAGGTTTACAAAAAGAGAAGCAGTGAGTACACTGTTTCTTTTTTATTGTAATATAAACTTTACTTCAATTACTCTACATTTATTTTTTCTCCGAGATGAATATTAACAAATAGGATGTTCACAATATTGACAAATATACCTGCGGAGGTATAATATAATTCCTATTACATCATTATTGTTCAAAACGTAAGCATTTCACATAAACTCAACAATAAGTAAATGGAGGTGTATCATATGGAATACAATGATCAAATGAAAAATAGAATTAAACGGATGGAAGGCCAGCTTAGAGGAATTTTGAAAATGATGGAAGAAGATAAAGATTGTCGTGCGGTTATTACTCAATTGTCGGCAGTGCGCTCAGCCGTAGATAGAACAATTGGGGTAATTGTTAGCTCGAATTTAGTGGAATGTGTGCTTGATGCCGAAAAAAATGGCGAGCAAACAAATGTCTTAATAAAAGATGCAGTAAATTTACTTGTCAAGAGCAGATAAAAATAATTCACAGTGTTGACACATTCATATTTATTTAGTAATATACCCATAGGGGTAATGTTGATAACAATTACAACCTCAAATATTAAAAAACGACCTCAAAGGAGAATATATATATAATGAATGCAGATAAAATTTTAGATGCTAAAGGGTTAGCATGTCCAATGCCAATAGTAAAAACAAAAAAAGCAATAAATGAACTAAGCTCTGGTCAAGTATTAGAAATTCATACAACTGATAAAGGTGCGAAAAACGACCTTTCTGCTTGGGCGAAATCCGGAGGACACGAGCTATTAAATTTTGAAGAAGATCAAGAGGTACTTAAGTTCTGGATTAAAAAGGGATAATTTTTTTTAGGAAAACAAATACCTGTACAGGTATAGGTAAAAATAACTATATATCAGGAGGAATTATTTTGACGGAAAAGAAAAGGACGACAATTGTTTTGTTTAGTGGAGATTATGATAAAGCCATGGCGGCATACATCATTGCAAACGGAGCAGCTGCCTATGACCATGAAGTAACCATTTTCCATACATTTTGGGGATTAAATGCATTACGTAAAGACGAAAATATTATGGTTAAAAAAGGTTTTATTGAAAAGATGTTTGCTAAGATGATGCCAAGAGGCGCAGATAAAATGGGACTATCTAAAATGAATTTTGCAGGATTTGGTCCAAAAATGATTAAAGACATTATGAAAAAACACAATGCAATGCCATTACCACAATTAATTGAAATGGCGCAAGAACAAGATGTAAAGTTAGTCGCATGTACGATGACGATGGACCTATTAGGTCTAAAGCAAGAAGAACTTTTAGAGAATATTGAATATGCAGGTGTAGCAGCGTATTTAGCTGATGCTGAAGATGGCAATGTAAACTTGTTTATTTAATAGATTAATAGATTTCAATTAATTTTATACCTTTTAGGGTAATTAACAGGAGGGCAATCATGACATCATTAAAAACTGATTTGGTTTTAGATGCAAAAGGATTAGCATGTCCAATGCCGATCGTGAAGACAAAAAAGGCTATGACCGGTTTAGAAGCAGGCCAAGTGTTAGAAGTATTGGCAACTGATAAGGGTTCGAAAGCTGATATTAAAGCTTGGGCTAAAAGCTCAGGTCATCAATATTTAGGAACAATTGAAGAAGGCGATGTGCTTAAACATTATTTAAGAAAATCTTCTTCTAACGAGGAAGCAGTCGAAAGAAAACATCCTCATGTAACTTCAAATGCAGAGCTTGCAGCGAAGTTAGAAGCAAATGAGAACATTGTCGTACTCGATGTAAGAGAAGCGGCAGAATATGTGTTTAACCATATTCCAAATGCAATTTCTATTCCTTTGGGTGAATTGGATGACAGAGTGAATGAATTAAGTAAAGATGCTGAAATCTTTGTTGTCTGCCGAACAGGTAATCGAAGTGACTTTGCAGCACAAAAATTAGCAGAAAAGGGCTTTAATACAATCTTTAATGTAGTACCAGGTATGAGTGAGTGGACTGGTAAAACAACAAGCTTAAACAATTAATTTATTGGGGCTTAATAGCCCCCACACAAAAAATTATTTATTTTTTTTGAAAACTAATATACCGTAGGGGGTAATACAAGCATGACAGTTAATGCGATGACTTCAAAAGAGGTAACGAAAAAGGTATTTAATAAGGAATCATTATTTATTCTTGATGTTCGTAACGAAAGTGATTTTCAAGA from Bacillus sp. SLBN-46 encodes:
- a CDS encoding MBL fold metallo-hydrolase, which codes for MTVKALLANEVADMTVNKKPLFILDVRNESDYNDWKIEGEAVTSINIPYFDLIDGVDGILDQLPKDQPILVVCAKEGSSVFVAESLAEAGLEQVSYLSGGMKSWSEYLYQAKVYQDEDLKVYQFIRVGKGCLSYMVVSGEEALIVDPSRFIDVYEKVAFNEGVKITHIVDSHLHADHISGGRELAERLGAQYYLMKSEGAVFSFNALEDFTNIEFERVSLEVLAVKTPGHTPGSVSFLVNNKLLFSGDTIFVGGLGRPDLGGKVAEWAEDLYETVYEKVAAIADDVVVLPGHYANLDDEMNSEGFVGETLGNIRSRNDMMRNKAKEDFVEMVVANANSETPPNFEDIVGINRGVIIASAEKQQELEIGPNRCALHHTH
- a CDS encoding glutaredoxin family protein gives rise to the protein MNQITVYTTNTCPYCTMLKNFLNTQGLAYKEVNVQMDQAAANKLVQTTGQLGVPQTEINGQWVLGFDPETIMSLVK
- a CDS encoding metal-sensitive transcriptional regulator, with amino-acid sequence MEYNDQMKNRIKRMEGQLRGILKMMEEDKDCRAVITQLSAVRSAVDRTIGVIVSSNLVECVLDAEKNGEQTNVLIKDAVNLLVKSR
- a CDS encoding sulfurtransferase TusA family protein, giving the protein MNADKILDAKGLACPMPIVKTKKAINELSSGQVLEIHTTDKGAKNDLSAWAKSGGHELLNFEEDQEVLKFWIKKG
- a CDS encoding DsrE/DsrF/DrsH-like family protein, with translation MTEKKRTTIVLFSGDYDKAMAAYIIANGAAAYDHEVTIFHTFWGLNALRKDENIMVKKGFIEKMFAKMMPRGADKMGLSKMNFAGFGPKMIKDIMKKHNAMPLPQLIEMAQEQDVKLVACTMTMDLLGLKQEELLENIEYAGVAAYLADAEDGNVNLFI
- a CDS encoding sulfurtransferase TusA family protein: MTSLKTDLVLDAKGLACPMPIVKTKKAMTGLEAGQVLEVLATDKGSKADIKAWAKSSGHQYLGTIEEGDVLKHYLRKSSSNEEAVERKHPHVTSNAELAAKLEANENIVVLDVREAAEYVFNHIPNAISIPLGELDDRVNELSKDAEIFVVCRTGNRSDFAAQKLAEKGFNTIFNVVPGMSEWTGKTTSLNN